A region from the Thermococcus sp. Bubb.Bath genome encodes:
- the mfnA gene encoding tyrosine decarboxylase MfnA, translated as MFPLKGAIEEDVLRELDKKTADDLTFDSGKILGSMCTYPHPFAIRVITRYIDRNLGDPGLHVGSQKIEREAVNMLANLLGLEKGYGHIVSGGTEANILAVRAMRNLAEVEKPELILPESAHFSFIKAAEMLGVKLVWAELNGDYTVNVKDVENKITDNTIGIVGIAGTTGLGVVDDIPALSDLALNYGLPLHVDAAFGGFVIPFAKALGYALPDFDFRLKGVKSITIDPHKMGMVPIPAGGIIFREKKFLESISILAPYLAGGKIWQATITGTRPGANALAVWAMIKHLGFEGYKKIVREKMELARWFASELKKISGVYLIREPVLNIVSFGSEKLEELEGELKERGWGISAHRGYIRIVVMPHVKREHLEEFLEDLKEIMGTLTQ; from the coding sequence ATGTTCCCATTGAAAGGAGCGATCGAAGAGGATGTTCTCAGGGAGCTTGATAAAAAAACGGCGGACGACCTGACGTTTGACTCTGGGAAGATCCTCGGCTCTATGTGCACTTACCCGCACCCCTTTGCGATTAGAGTCATTACGAGGTACATCGACAGGAACCTCGGCGATCCGGGACTTCACGTCGGGAGCCAGAAGATCGAGAGAGAGGCCGTCAACATGCTGGCCAACCTCCTTGGACTGGAGAAGGGCTACGGCCACATCGTCTCCGGCGGAACCGAGGCCAACATCCTGGCCGTTAGAGCTATGAGGAACCTCGCCGAAGTAGAAAAGCCCGAGCTGATTCTCCCTGAGAGCGCCCACTTCTCATTTATCAAGGCCGCTGAAATGCTTGGAGTAAAACTCGTCTGGGCGGAGCTTAATGGTGACTACACCGTTAACGTGAAGGACGTGGAGAATAAGATAACCGACAACACAATTGGCATCGTCGGAATAGCGGGAACCACCGGGCTGGGTGTTGTCGACGACATCCCTGCCCTGAGTGACCTTGCCCTCAATTACGGCCTTCCACTTCACGTCGATGCTGCCTTCGGGGGCTTTGTGATACCCTTCGCCAAGGCCCTCGGCTATGCCCTCCCCGACTTCGACTTCCGGCTTAAGGGGGTGAAGAGCATAACGATAGACCCCCACAAGATGGGGATGGTGCCGATTCCAGCCGGAGGAATAATCTTCCGCGAGAAGAAGTTTTTGGAGAGCATAAGCATCCTTGCCCCTTATCTAGCCGGTGGAAAGATCTGGCAGGCAACGATAACGGGGACAAGACCGGGAGCAAACGCTTTGGCCGTGTGGGCAATGATAAAGCATCTCGGCTTTGAGGGGTACAAAAAAATCGTGAGAGAGAAGATGGAGCTTGCGAGGTGGTTCGCTTCCGAGCTGAAGAAGATTTCCGGGGTTTACCTCATCAGGGAGCCGGTTCTGAACATCGTCTCCTTCGGGTCAGAGAAGCTTGAGGAGCTTGAAGGAGAGCTTAAAGAGAGAGGATGGGGAATAAGCGCCCACCGCGGTTACATTAGAATCGTCGTCATGCCGCACGTCAAAAGGGAGCATCTAGAGGAGTTTTTGGAAGATTTAAAAGAGATCATGGGAACTCTCACTCAGTAA
- a CDS encoding diacylglycerol/polyprenol kinase family protein: MSTSLKRELRRKALHLTGLTIPAFYIAFGGEFTLTFVAISFSLFVVLEPFRIIEGFRDKIKLRLRLINPDMVAGVEMLERQVHTIERSHEREGVAAHIYFALASLIVIYFFDRNIAVAAITVATLGDAMAAIIGVRFGRHRFKNGKSLEGSLAYFITAFFVIYPLLGPVMALIGALTGALTEFYELPPDDNFSNQVCVALALYLSSLL; this comes from the coding sequence GTGAGCACGAGCTTAAAGCGGGAGCTACGCCGTAAGGCCCTCCACCTTACCGGACTTACCATCCCCGCGTTCTACATTGCCTTTGGCGGGGAGTTCACTCTCACCTTCGTGGCCATTTCCTTCTCTCTCTTCGTAGTCCTTGAGCCCTTCAGGATAATCGAAGGGTTCCGCGATAAAATCAAGCTCAGGCTCCGCCTCATCAACCCCGACATGGTGGCGGGTGTGGAGATGCTTGAGAGACAGGTCCATACGATAGAGCGCTCCCACGAGAGGGAGGGCGTCGCGGCCCATATCTACTTCGCCCTTGCGTCCTTGATTGTTATCTACTTCTTCGACAGGAACATCGCTGTTGCGGCGATAACCGTTGCGACGCTGGGGGACGCGATGGCAGCAATAATAGGGGTTCGCTTTGGAAGGCATCGCTTTAAAAACGGGAAGAGCCTTGAAGGCAGCCTTGCCTATTTCATAACTGCTTTCTTTGTTATCTATCCCCTCCTTGGGCCTGTAATGGCGCTCATTGGCGCTTTGACTGGGGCACTAACGGAGTTCTACGAATTACCTCCCGACGACAACTTCTCCAACCAGGTGTGCGTTGCCCTCGCCCTCTACCTCTCCTCACTCCTGTGA
- a CDS encoding flippase: MAESLKLKLIKNAGWLFGAEVISKLLAYGIIVILSRTLGPTGLGQYSFIFYYVGLLGIFSDLGVGYYFMREVARDKHRLEELLPDVLGFKIVLAFLNFAIIVILTVPLPKPEWMKLLIILAGAEAMLGWMAYVFINIMYAHEVTKYEALARVIERTWAFFVGGTVLYVYKSLSPFIITLLIGYSIRELLRIKWGSKFIRKIEMRFKPNVWLPLLRKSYPFWLIGLFTLIYYRTDMVMLSLMRGDYETGIYRAAYTLIEVALFVPNIVVSTTMPSMARLWKEDRKTLGILLKKSFQVLVGLGVSGTAGYYIFAKWGIIIVFGEKFLPSVPVLRILAFAVPFMFLNSLFGSFLNATGRELTFTKITGFTALLNVLLNYFLIPNYGASGAAVATVVSQGVAWSLGGIKIQRSR, translated from the coding sequence ATGGCAGAGAGTCTAAAACTGAAGCTGATAAAAAACGCGGGCTGGCTGTTCGGTGCCGAGGTCATTTCGAAGCTTTTAGCCTATGGAATCATTGTTATTCTAAGCCGTACGCTGGGGCCAACAGGGCTTGGCCAGTACTCGTTCATCTTCTACTATGTTGGGCTTTTGGGCATTTTTTCGGATTTGGGAGTAGGCTATTACTTCATGCGTGAGGTTGCCAGGGATAAACACAGATTAGAAGAGCTCCTCCCAGATGTACTTGGTTTTAAAATCGTTCTTGCCTTCTTGAACTTTGCGATAATCGTGATTCTGACGGTTCCCCTTCCGAAACCCGAGTGGATGAAGCTCTTGATAATCCTTGCCGGAGCAGAGGCAATGCTGGGATGGATGGCATACGTGTTCATAAACATCATGTACGCCCATGAAGTGACAAAATATGAGGCTCTAGCAAGGGTGATAGAGAGAACATGGGCGTTTTTTGTAGGAGGAACCGTTCTTTACGTTTATAAATCTCTCTCACCTTTTATAATCACGCTTCTCATTGGATACAGTATAAGAGAGCTTCTAAGGATAAAGTGGGGTTCTAAGTTTATAAGAAAGATTGAGATGCGTTTTAAACCAAATGTGTGGCTCCCCCTCCTGAGAAAGTCCTACCCCTTCTGGCTCATTGGTCTCTTCACCCTTATCTACTACCGCACCGATATGGTGATGCTGAGTTTAATGAGGGGGGATTACGAAACTGGGATATACAGGGCAGCTTATACCCTGATTGAGGTGGCCCTGTTCGTCCCGAACATCGTCGTTTCAACCACAATGCCCTCAATGGCAAGGCTCTGGAAGGAAGACAGAAAAACACTGGGAATCCTGCTGAAGAAGAGTTTTCAGGTCCTAGTTGGTTTAGGTGTCTCCGGAACTGCAGGCTATTACATCTTTGCAAAGTGGGGGATCATTATCGTGTTCGGGGAAAAGTTCCTTCCGAGTGTTCCGGTGCTCAGGATTCTGGCCTTCGCAGTTCCTTTCATGTTTTTAAACTCCCTCTTCGGGAGCTTTTTGAATGCAACGGGGAGGGAACTGACTTTCACAAAGATAACGGGGTTCACTGCATTGCTAAACGTCCTGCTGAACTACTTCCTAATACCAAACTATGGAGCAAGCGGGGCGGCGGTGGCAACTGTAGTGAGCCAGGGAGTAGCGTGGAGCTTGGGGGGAATTAAAATTCAACGTAGCAGATGA
- a CDS encoding sugar phosphate nucleotidyltransferase, which translates to MKAVIMAGGYATRLWPITKDVPKALLPVGDKTILDHIMEKVMETGLETYISTNRFFESRFRSFAEKWGVKLIVEDTLHEEEKLGTIGALKKIIDEIGLDDYLIIAGDNLFSFSLQDFLQRYEGKPLIAVYDVGDPELAKRYGVVLLEGDKVIDFEEKPAVPKSTLISTGVYALPKDVIALIDEYLSNGHRDAPGYFLGWLLKRGVEIRAYRFSEFWYDIGSADSYLEALKTLLKESYIEEIQISPYSKIIPPVVIKRGTKILGRSIIGPYAYIGEDCVIENSDVSDSIVFKGTVLKNATIWRSIIDEKCEIRNLELKKSLVGGHAKIQRGD; encoded by the coding sequence ATGAAGGCTGTCATAATGGCGGGTGGCTACGCCACGAGACTCTGGCCGATCACGAAGGACGTCCCCAAGGCCCTCCTGCCGGTGGGGGACAAAACCATACTAGACCACATAATGGAGAAGGTTATGGAAACCGGCCTTGAGACCTACATATCCACCAACCGGTTCTTTGAGAGCAGGTTCAGGTCGTTCGCCGAAAAGTGGGGTGTCAAACTCATAGTTGAGGATACGCTCCACGAGGAGGAGAAGCTTGGAACCATAGGCGCGCTTAAGAAGATAATCGATGAGATTGGCTTGGATGATTACCTGATAATCGCCGGCGACAACCTCTTCTCGTTCTCGCTCCAAGACTTCCTTCAGAGGTATGAGGGGAAGCCACTGATAGCGGTCTACGATGTCGGCGACCCTGAGCTCGCCAAGAGGTACGGTGTCGTCCTTCTTGAAGGGGATAAGGTTATCGACTTCGAGGAGAAGCCAGCGGTTCCAAAGTCCACTCTGATAAGCACCGGCGTCTACGCCCTTCCGAAAGATGTGATAGCACTCATTGACGAGTATCTCTCAAACGGCCACCGGGACGCGCCAGGGTATTTCCTAGGCTGGCTCCTGAAGAGGGGAGTCGAGATAAGGGCTTACCGCTTTTCAGAGTTCTGGTACGATATTGGCTCGGCCGACAGTTACCTGGAGGCACTTAAAACCCTGCTCAAGGAAAGCTACATTGAGGAGATTCAGATAAGCCCGTACTCCAAGATAATCCCGCCGGTGGTCATAAAGAGGGGAACGAAAATACTCGGCCGCTCAATAATCGGGCCTTACGCGTACATCGGGGAGGACTGCGTCATAGAAAACTCCGATGTGAGCGACTCAATAGTCTTTAAGGGGACTGTGCTCAAGAACGCAACGATATGGCGTTCCATAATCGATGAGAAGTGCGAGATAAGAAACCTCGAGCTGAAGAAGAGCCTGGTTGGGGGGCACGCAAAGATACAGAGGGGGGACTAA
- a CDS encoding NAD-dependent epimerase/dehydratase family protein — protein sequence MKVLVTGGAGFIGSHLVDMLMESGYEVRVLDNLSAGSIDNIRHWMRNEHFEFIKGDMRDRETVKQALEGVDVVFHLAANPEVRISAQSPEKLYESNVTITYNLLEAMRNSDVEYLVFTSSSTVYGEATAIPTPETYGPLKPISVYGGAKLAAEAIISGYAHIFGFRALSFRLANIIGKRSNHGVIYDFINKLRKNPDELEILGDGTQRKSYLHVSDTVEGMLHIFDHFRKSGETYDVYNLGNDDWVTVKEIAEIVSEEMNLNPEFRFTGGVDGGRGWKGDVKFMLLDITKAKSTGWGPKMKGYEAVRRTVRELLGTE from the coding sequence ATGAAAGTTCTAGTTACAGGCGGCGCCGGCTTCATTGGCTCCCACTTGGTGGACATGCTGATGGAGAGCGGCTACGAAGTTAGAGTCTTGGACAACCTGAGCGCTGGAAGCATTGACAACATAAGGCACTGGATGAGGAACGAGCACTTTGAATTCATTAAAGGGGACATGCGTGATAGGGAAACTGTGAAACAGGCCCTTGAAGGAGTTGATGTTGTCTTTCACCTTGCGGCCAACCCGGAGGTTAGAATAAGTGCTCAGAGTCCGGAGAAGCTCTATGAAAGCAACGTCACGATAACCTACAACCTTCTGGAGGCCATGAGGAATTCCGACGTTGAATACCTCGTCTTCACGAGTTCTTCAACTGTTTACGGAGAGGCAACTGCTATCCCCACTCCCGAGACCTATGGTCCGCTTAAGCCAATAAGCGTCTACGGTGGGGCAAAGCTCGCTGCTGAAGCCATAATAAGCGGCTACGCACATATATTTGGCTTTAGGGCTCTGAGTTTCCGCCTGGCAAACATCATCGGGAAGCGCTCAAACCACGGTGTCATATACGACTTCATAAACAAACTGCGGAAGAACCCTGACGAGCTTGAAATCCTTGGGGATGGTACCCAAAGAAAGAGCTACCTCCACGTAAGCGATACTGTTGAGGGAATGCTCCACATCTTCGATCACTTCAGGAAAAGCGGCGAGACCTACGACGTCTACAACCTTGGCAACGACGACTGGGTAACTGTGAAGGAGATAGCGGAGATAGTGAGCGAGGAGATGAACCTCAATCCGGAGTTCCGCTTCACCGGGGGAGTGGACGGCGGAAGGGGCTGGAAGGGCGACGTGAAGTTTATGCTCCTTGACATAACCAAAGCCAAATCTACGGGCTGGGGGCCGAAAATGAAGGGCTACGAGGCAGTGAGAAGAACCGTCAGGGAGCTGCTGGGAACAGAATGA
- a CDS encoding HAD family hydrolase encodes MVDLDDTLCNTWDAGKGTMFRVVLHLFGKGKFRMVYYLLTGGYRELERSEVYHRMDLGDLIEAVFGRVYSKVSQKDIDDVLKLVEEEFFSRLRLYPDALPFLRGLKDLGAKVVLVTDSSSRWQRKKVEYLRIGEFLDDIIISGETGHSKLGPYNFRLAASRFREREIYVVGDRDETDMAGAKAVGGIGILVRRGYFRNRKAKNADYVVDDLMGALEVITREHELKAGATP; translated from the coding sequence ATGGTGGACCTTGACGATACCCTATGCAACACTTGGGATGCTGGGAAAGGTACAATGTTCAGGGTGGTGCTCCACCTCTTCGGAAAGGGCAAGTTCCGTATGGTGTACTACCTTCTCACCGGGGGTTACCGGGAGCTTGAGCGGTCCGAAGTCTACCACCGGATGGATCTCGGAGACTTAATCGAGGCCGTTTTTGGTAGGGTCTACTCAAAGGTCAGTCAGAAGGACATTGACGACGTCCTGAAACTGGTGGAGGAAGAGTTCTTCTCCCGCCTCAGGCTCTATCCGGATGCACTCCCCTTTCTCAGGGGCCTGAAGGACCTCGGAGCCAAAGTGGTTCTCGTTACAGACTCCTCCTCGAGATGGCAGAGGAAAAAGGTGGAATACCTTAGGATTGGGGAGTTCCTCGATGATATCATCATAAGCGGGGAAACCGGACACTCCAAGCTCGGCCCATACAACTTCCGTCTCGCTGCCTCTCGCTTCAGGGAGCGTGAAATCTACGTCGTCGGTGATAGGGACGAGACCGACATGGCCGGGGCGAAGGCAGTCGGTGGGATTGGAATCCTGGTGAGACGCGGTTATTTTCGCAACAGAAAGGCGAAGAATGCGGACTACGTTGTCGATGATCTTATGGGTGCTCTGGAGGTGATAACGCGTGAGCACGAGCTTAAAGCGGGAGCTACGCCGTAA
- a CDS encoding alpha-amylase/4-alpha-glucanotransferase domain-containing protein, whose translation MTSSDNDAGWLPMVNFIFGIHSHQPLGNFGWVMESAYERSYRPFMETLEEYSSMKVAAHYSGPLLEWIRDNKPEHLDLLRSLVKKGQLEIVVAGFYEPVLASIPKEDRIVQIEKLKEFARELGYEAKGVWLTERVWQPELVKSLRAAGIDYVIVDDYHFMSAGLAKEELFWPYYTEDGGEVISVFPIDEKLRYLIPFRPVEKTVEYLHSLDDGDESKVAVFHDDGEKFGVWPGTYEWVYEKGWLREFFDKVSSDENINLTLYSEYLARFRPKGLVYLPIASYFEMSEWSLPAKQAKLFVEFVEELKKENKFDRYRVFVRGGIWKNFFFKYPESNYMHKRMLMVSKAVRDNPEAREFILRAQCNDAYWHGVFGGVYLPHLRRAIWESIIKANSYVKAGNFVKDIDFDGREEVFIENENFYAVFKPTYGGALFELSSKKKAVNYNDVIARRWEHYHEVPEAATPEEEDGEGVASIHELGKRIPDEIRRELAYDSSLRAILQDHFLEPETSLDEYRLNRYVELGDFLTGTYDFGLIENGINLERDGSVAKKPARVEKLVRLTEDGFIVDYTVKSDAKALFGVELNLAVHSVMEEPAEFEAEKFEVNDPYGIGKVEIELDRKGKVWKYPIKTLSQSEAGWDFIQQGVSYTVLFPVESELRFRLRFKEL comes from the coding sequence ATCACCAGTAGTGATAACGATGCAGGGTGGTTGCCAATGGTGAATTTCATATTCGGAATACACAGCCATCAGCCCCTCGGAAACTTCGGCTGGGTGATGGAGAGCGCCTACGAGAGGTCTTACAGACCCTTTATGGAGACCCTTGAGGAGTACTCAAGCATGAAGGTCGCGGCCCACTACTCCGGCCCGCTCCTCGAGTGGATACGCGACAACAAGCCGGAACACCTCGACCTCCTCCGTTCGCTCGTCAAGAAGGGTCAGCTTGAGATAGTCGTTGCCGGCTTCTATGAGCCTGTGCTTGCCTCGATTCCGAAGGAAGATAGGATAGTCCAGATTGAGAAACTCAAGGAGTTCGCCAGGGAGCTCGGATATGAAGCAAAGGGCGTCTGGCTCACTGAGCGTGTCTGGCAGCCGGAACTCGTCAAGAGCCTCCGCGCGGCTGGAATAGACTACGTCATCGTTGACGACTACCACTTTATGAGCGCAGGTTTGGCCAAGGAGGAGCTGTTCTGGCCCTACTACACCGAGGACGGCGGTGAGGTTATATCCGTCTTCCCGATAGACGAGAAGCTCAGGTATTTAATCCCGTTCCGCCCGGTTGAAAAGACGGTTGAATACCTTCACTCCCTCGACGACGGCGATGAGAGCAAGGTGGCAGTTTTCCACGACGACGGTGAGAAGTTTGGTGTCTGGCCCGGAACCTACGAGTGGGTCTACGAGAAGGGCTGGCTCAGGGAGTTCTTTGACAAGGTTTCCAGTGACGAGAATATAAACCTCACCCTCTACTCCGAGTATCTTGCTCGCTTCAGGCCAAAGGGCCTGGTCTACCTTCCGATAGCTTCCTACTTCGAGATGAGCGAGTGGAGCCTTCCGGCGAAGCAGGCAAAGCTCTTCGTTGAGTTCGTCGAGGAGCTTAAGAAAGAGAACAAGTTCGACAGGTACCGCGTCTTCGTCCGCGGCGGAATCTGGAAGAACTTCTTCTTCAAGTACCCTGAGAGCAACTACATGCACAAGCGCATGCTGATGGTGAGCAAAGCCGTCAGGGACAACCCTGAGGCGAGGGAGTTCATCCTCAGGGCCCAGTGCAACGATGCCTACTGGCACGGCGTCTTCGGCGGCGTCTACCTCCCGCACCTCCGCAGAGCTATTTGGGAGAGCATCATAAAGGCCAACAGCTACGTCAAGGCTGGAAACTTCGTTAAAGATATCGACTTCGACGGCCGGGAAGAGGTATTCATCGAGAACGAGAACTTCTACGCAGTCTTCAAGCCCACCTACGGTGGGGCCCTCTTCGAGCTGAGCTCTAAGAAGAAGGCTGTGAACTACAACGACGTGATCGCGAGAAGGTGGGAGCACTACCACGAGGTTCCAGAGGCGGCTACTCCAGAGGAAGAAGACGGGGAGGGTGTTGCCAGCATCCACGAGCTCGGTAAGAGGATACCCGACGAGATAAGGCGCGAGCTCGCCTACGACAGCAGCTTAAGGGCAATCCTTCAGGACCACTTCCTTGAGCCTGAGACCAGCCTCGACGAGTACAGGCTGAACCGCTACGTTGAGCTGGGGGACTTCCTCACAGGTACCTACGACTTCGGCCTCATTGAGAACGGAATAAACCTTGAGCGCGACGGGAGCGTTGCAAAAAAGCCAGCTCGCGTCGAGAAGTTAGTGAGGCTCACAGAGGACGGCTTCATCGTTGACTACACCGTGAAGAGCGATGCCAAGGCCCTCTTCGGCGTCGAGCTCAACCTGGCGGTCCACAGCGTCATGGAGGAGCCGGCCGAGTTCGAGGCCGAGAAATTCGAGGTGAACGATCCCTATGGCATCGGAAAGGTTGAGATAGAGCTTGACAGAAAGGGGAAGGTATGGAAGTACCCGATAAAGACCCTCAGCCAGAGCGAGGCTGGCTGGGACTTCATCCAGCAGGGCGTCAGCTACACCGTTCTGTTCCCGGTTGAGAGCGAGCTGAGGTTCAGGCTCCGCTTTAAGGAGCTTTGA
- the folP gene encoding dihydropteroate synthase: protein MRFAGVELDEPEVMGVINVSPESFYKGSIRNDEEKLIETAVRMVEEGASFIDIGAKSTAPYLETQISLEEEIRRAVWAVKAIRDHVDVPISIDTTSARVAEEAINAGADVINDVTGLKGDPEMAKVAAEHGAPVVVCASGEVGNLSDPVHTVIDLLQESLVIAEKHGVEDIAIDPAIGFLRPDWPPWYEWDSNVLANLNLLKVFGRPILVGVSRKSFIGAITGRKDPSERLPGSLAATAIAVWNGANIIRTHDVRETVDAVRMVSFIARFSP, encoded by the coding sequence ATGAGGTTCGCGGGCGTTGAACTGGACGAACCGGAGGTTATGGGGGTCATAAACGTCTCCCCAGAGAGCTTCTACAAGGGGAGCATCAGGAACGACGAGGAGAAGCTGATTGAGACTGCCGTTCGTATGGTGGAGGAGGGAGCTTCGTTCATCGATATCGGGGCCAAGTCAACGGCCCCCTACCTTGAAACCCAGATTTCTCTGGAAGAGGAGATAAGAAGGGCCGTCTGGGCGGTAAAGGCTATCAGAGACCACGTCGATGTTCCAATAAGCATCGACACAACCAGTGCCAGAGTTGCGGAGGAGGCCATAAATGCAGGAGCTGATGTGATAAACGACGTTACCGGCCTGAAAGGCGACCCGGAGATGGCAAAGGTCGCGGCTGAACACGGTGCCCCTGTTGTTGTCTGCGCCAGTGGTGAAGTCGGAAACCTGAGCGACCCTGTTCACACCGTCATCGACCTTCTTCAGGAGAGCCTGGTTATAGCGGAGAAGCATGGGGTTGAAGATATAGCGATTGACCCGGCGATAGGCTTTCTCCGCCCGGATTGGCCCCCATGGTATGAATGGGATTCAAATGTGCTGGCCAATCTAAACCTGCTCAAGGTCTTTGGAAGGCCAATACTCGTTGGCGTCTCAAGAAAGTCATTCATCGGCGCGATAACAGGGAGGAAAGACCCCTCCGAGAGGCTCCCCGGCAGTCTCGCCGCAACGGCCATTGCCGTCTGGAACGGTGCGAACATAATAAGGACCCACGATGTGAGGGAGACGGTGGATGCAGTTAGGATGGTGTCGTTTATTGCTCGCTTCTCTCCGTAG
- a CDS encoding cation:proton antiporter, translating into MDFLAALAVLLVVAKSLEWLLEKAEIHPIIAHVSTGVLLGPFILNVIHPGEQLDVLAQFGLIMMMLYMGLTSNFSAIAQNTKKATVVAALGVLFSFTFGFATMEFFGKGATAAIFVGVVLGNTAIEVTSGILVKERVKREVSSILMGAAFADDIMAVYLIGIVTEMTRGSLNGTALGVLTVKIFAFITIILLISEHVFKRAHWFKNVVRDLNVFFTFTLILTFTLAIIAEWVGLNQIIGAYLAGLTISRLRERKDPMIVTRIKLNELIGDLQVVLTEFFIPLFFIYVGLMFNPPIREVSLGLIFALYLSAILGKFLGCGLGSRLFGLSWEDSALIGIGMGGRGSLELAVLTFGLNAGLIDQGIFASVITVSMLTALTTPVFFKLYLRMLKSGAKA; encoded by the coding sequence GTGGACTTCTTAGCTGCCCTGGCGGTTCTCCTTGTCGTCGCCAAAAGCCTGGAGTGGCTTCTGGAAAAAGCCGAGATACACCCCATAATAGCCCACGTTAGCACCGGCGTGCTCCTGGGGCCGTTCATTCTCAACGTAATCCATCCTGGCGAGCAGCTTGATGTTCTGGCCCAGTTCGGCCTCATAATGATGATGTTATATATGGGGCTCACGAGCAACTTCTCGGCGATAGCGCAGAACACCAAGAAGGCAACCGTCGTGGCGGCCTTAGGAGTCCTGTTTTCGTTCACCTTCGGGTTCGCCACAATGGAGTTTTTCGGCAAAGGAGCTACTGCTGCAATATTCGTCGGCGTTGTCCTTGGCAACACAGCCATCGAGGTGACCAGCGGGATACTAGTAAAGGAGAGGGTAAAACGAGAGGTCTCCTCTATACTCATGGGGGCGGCCTTCGCAGACGACATAATGGCCGTCTATCTGATCGGCATAGTCACAGAGATGACCAGGGGAAGCCTCAACGGCACGGCTCTCGGTGTACTGACGGTTAAAATCTTCGCATTCATCACAATAATCCTTCTCATATCGGAGCACGTCTTCAAACGAGCCCACTGGTTCAAGAACGTCGTCCGCGACCTCAACGTGTTCTTCACATTCACCCTAATCCTGACCTTCACCCTCGCCATAATAGCCGAGTGGGTGGGGCTCAATCAGATAATAGGGGCATACCTGGCCGGGCTCACAATAAGCAGGCTGCGCGAGAGGAAGGACCCGATGATAGTCACCCGCATAAAGCTCAACGAACTCATAGGAGACCTTCAAGTCGTTCTCACGGAGTTCTTCATACCCCTGTTCTTTATCTACGTCGGCCTCATGTTCAATCCACCCATTCGGGAGGTCAGCTTAGGACTCATCTTTGCTCTATATCTATCGGCCATCCTCGGAAAGTTCCTCGGCTGTGGCCTGGGCTCAAGGCTTTTTGGCCTTAGCTGGGAGGATTCAGCCCTCATAGGAATTGGAATGGGTGGAAGGGGAAGCCTCGAACTCGCAGTCCTCACCTTCGGCCTCAACGCCGGCTTAATAGATCAGGGGATATTCGCGAGCGTCATAACTGTCTCGATGCTGACCGCGCTCACGACCCCGGTGTTCTTTAAGCTCTACCTCAGAATGCTGAAATCGGGGGCAAAAGCTTAA
- a CDS encoding TasA family protein, which produces MKRVLVVGLMAVLVFLAGVRFGVSYFSDVAKSENNSLSTGQFDIGISRDGGRYYDDYKIFEFGDLLPGEERTAHFYVKNRGDYPVSVVSMVLNVSDLEDGSLSKAEALVDDTPDVGELSKYLIIKDINVTFNGTTISLGEYRGKSLKELNNTQILLFSGKLPRNEAIEVTMTTKLSPDAGNDCQTDTSKVSMLITASQ; this is translated from the coding sequence ATGAAACGTGTATTGGTTGTTGGATTGATGGCCGTGCTGGTCTTTTTGGCCGGCGTTAGGTTTGGGGTTTCCTATTTCAGCGACGTGGCGAAGTCAGAGAACAACTCGCTGTCCACTGGTCAGTTTGACATTGGGATAAGCAGGGATGGGGGCAGATACTACGACGACTACAAGATCTTTGAGTTTGGAGACCTCCTTCCGGGGGAAGAAAGGACAGCTCACTTCTACGTCAAGAACCGCGGTGATTATCCAGTCTCGGTGGTTTCAATGGTTCTGAACGTGAGCGACCTGGAAGACGGCTCCCTTTCCAAGGCAGAAGCCCTCGTTGACGACACACCGGACGTTGGAGAGCTCAGCAAGTACTTGATTATCAAAGACATCAACGTTACCTTCAACGGCACTACCATTAGCCTCGGGGAGTACAGGGGAAAATCCCTTAAGGAACTCAACAACACTCAAATCCTCCTCTTCAGCGGGAAGCTCCCAAGGAATGAAGCCATCGAGGTAACGATGACTACTAAGCTCTCCCCCGACGCCGGAAACGACTGCCAGACGGATACATCAAAGGTATCCATGCTCATCACAGCCTCCCAGTGA
- a CDS encoding DUF131 domain-containing protein encodes MKGEILIGSGIILILIGFLLVFVGSLIAASGGEGEVEGGGVIMIGPIPIIFGTGRGATLAAVLAIILMVLWIVGALLLRRG; translated from the coding sequence ATGAAGGGCGAAATCCTCATAGGTTCCGGCATCATCCTGATACTCATCGGTTTTCTCCTCGTCTTCGTGGGGAGCCTTATCGCCGCCTCCGGGGGAGAAGGAGAGGTTGAAGGCGGCGGCGTGATAATGATAGGCCCGATACCCATAATATTCGGAACTGGGAGGGGAGCAACCCTCGCCGCGGTTCTAGCTATCATTCTGATGGTTCTATGGATTGTTGGAGCGCTACTCCTCAGGAGGGGATGA